Proteins encoded within one genomic window of Macrobrachium nipponense isolate FS-2020 chromosome 9, ASM1510439v2, whole genome shotgun sequence:
- the LOC135218183 gene encoding protein fem-1 homolog A-like, which produces MDGTVLAFVCVAEPYGWSKASCIENGGMEWESLLNTAAILGHATCVRILVDYHNANIEGLGSVLICGRYLDGVNPLWCAASKGHLEVVDFLLSKGANANGVTTFNSTPFGSSVFPRTLRSCQTSPGTRSLTDISRMEKIEALELLGASVLDKIRDAVGAVEYWKSALSLRYVDGTLMYPKPDHHLSCPLCDEFGEFTTVQQLEAIENNNNAVYVQSLLVRERILGTDDAGTMRSFRSTGLDYARCGDLKWCINLWLHAISMQQLQLKPLDPSRLFHLQSFVSLFAVVTNSNHTRKWNCKPSIYFEDLMFAFEVCTGEMAMVTYNILNETCICERKKHDSHLDQIIVVVMHLLVSLTRLQTEFWAIQWCKVKISVSRLVNMDLRDSTGSTLLHLACSLGVRDIGNLLLPISASLRTEIVDLLLETGSDPCARDHAGNTPLHILAWNEDFSESTVGALLSAGANLDDVNSRGETFGSLMASREQPLVQFEDRES; this is translated from the exons ATGGACGGGACTGTGTTGGCTTTCGTATGCGTCGCCGAG CCTTACGGATGGTCCAAGGCGTCTTGCATCGAGAATGGCGGGATGGAATGGGAATCGTTATTGAACACAGCAGCAATTCTTGGACATGCAACCTGTGTCAGGATCCTCGTCGATTACCACAACGCAAATATTGAAGGATTGGGGTCAG TGTTAATATGCGGACGATATCTGGACGGAGTTAACCCTTTATGGTGTGCTGCTTCCAAAGGCCACCTGGAGGTCGTGGACTTTCTCCTTTCCAAAGGAGCCAATGCAAATGGCGTCACGACCTTCAACAGCACGCCCTTTGGCAGCAGCGTGTTCCCACGGACACTTCGAAGTTGCCAGACTTCTCCTGGAACACGGAGCTT AACAGATATTTCTAGGATGGAGAAGATCGAAGCACTGGAGCTTCTTGGAGCCTCAGTTTTAGACAAAATAAGAGATGCAGTCGGTGCTGTCGAGTACTGGAAGTCAGCGCTGAGTCTGAG GTATGTCGATGGAACGCTGATGTACCCAAAACCTGACCATCACCTGTCATGTCCTTTATGTGACGAATTCGGCGAATTCACGACCGTCCAACAACTGGAGGCCAtagaaaacaacaacaatgcaGTGTACGTACAGTCTCTGCTTGTGAGGGAAAGGATCCTGGGTACTGATGATGCTGGAACAATGAGAAGTTTCCGGTCGACCGGGCTTGATTATGCAAGATGTGGTGATTTGAAATGGTGCATCAACTTATGGCTTCACGCCATCAGTATGCAACAGCTTCAACTCAAGCCACTAGACCCAAGCAGACTGTTTCACCTGCAGTCGTTTGTTAGTTTATTCGCAGTCGTGACGAACAGTAACCACACACGCAAATGGAATTGTAAACCCTCGATCTACTTTGAGGATTTAATGTTTGCTTTCGAAGTCTGCACTGGAGAGATGGCAATGGTTACTTATAATATACTGAATGAAACCTGCATTTGTGAAAGAAAGAAGCACGATTCTCACCTCGACCAGATTATTGTTGTCGTAATGCATTTGTTAGTCTCATTAACTCGGTTACAGACAGAATTCTGGGCCATTCAGTGGTGCAAGGTGAAAATATCAGTGAGTAGGTTGGTGAATATGGATCTAAGGGACTCCACAGGTTCGACTCTCCTCCACCTGGCATGTTCTCTGGGTGTCAGGGACATTGGAAACTTGCTGCTGCCAATCTCTGCCTCTCTCAGAACAGAGATCGTAGACCTTCTCCTGGAAACTGGTTCAGATCCTTGCGCCAGAGACCATGCGGGTAACACACCCTTGCATATACTTGCCTGGAATGAAGACTTTTCAGAGAGCACAGTAGGTGCTCTTCTGTCTGCTGGAGCTAACTTGGACGATGTAAATAGCAGAGGTGAAACTTTTGGATCGTTGATGGCTTCCCGGGAACAGCCACTTGTTCAATTTGAAGATCGCGAGTCATAA